The following are encoded in a window of Cucurbita pepo subsp. pepo cultivar mu-cu-16 chromosome LG12, ASM280686v2, whole genome shotgun sequence genomic DNA:
- the LOC111807533 gene encoding adoMet-dependent rRNA methyltransferase SPB1 isoform X1 translates to MKIFNWVHKTFHHTALKGFSLKQGYTQNATKKTETATINEVDRQALLKQVDLDVEALHDWRDGILTIGTFGFESLKPSNKQMEYLVLKSEDDDEEEEEEEEEEEEKSFVHEEDDDSIDFVDDEELNPLMFTTFGHKSKDVNGEKGGDLIIGAYELNMNMESKYNEIMEMEEDEEKKKVERRITLADLFLADAGDVAKALENEKVLQKKTGDVRTKSGLSFAKKLIPRVKEDSHPIKNLQRLMRRMLKRKIHPEIEDKINKASSSDQTHQIGTPNHEGFEGFEALSLLPIQDAVA, encoded by the exons ATGAAG ATCTTCAACTGGGTGCACAAGACTTTTCATCACACCGCTCTCAAGGGTTTCTCTCTCAAAC AGGGTTATACTCAAAATGCGACGAAGAAGACCGAAACCGCAACCATTAATGAAGTGGACAGGCAAGCATTGTTGAAGCAAGTAGATCTTGATGTGGAAGCCCTTCATGACTGGAGAGATGGCATTCTCACCATTGGTACATTCGGGTTCGAATCATTGAAACCATCGAACAAGCAAATGGAGTATCTCGTACTCAAGAGCGAAGACGACGacgaggaggaagaggaagaagaagaagaagaggaagagaaatcGTTCGTTCATGAGGAAGACGACGATAGTATCGATTTCGTGGACGATGAAGAGCTAAACCCTTTGATGTTCACAACATTTGGACACAAATCAAAGGATGTAAATGGTGAAAAAGGTGGTGACTTGATCATTGGAGCTTATGAGCTGAATATGAATATGGAATCAAAATACAATGAGATTatggagatggaggaggatgaggagaagaagaaagtggagaggagaataaCACTGGCGGACTTGTTCTTGGCGGATGCCGGAGATGTGGCAAAAGCACTTGAGAATGAAAAAgtgcttcaaaagaaaacaggTGATGTAAGAACTAAGAGTGGCCTCTCCTTTGCCAAGAAGCTTATCCCTCGAGTTAAGGAGGATTCACATCCCATTAAGAATCTTCAACGA TTGATGAGAAGGATGCTGAAGAGGAAGATCCACCCAGAGATTGAAGACAAGATCAACAAAGCATCATCATCTGACCAAACTCACCAAATAGGAACACCCAACCATGAAGGATTTGAAGGCTTTGAAGccctctctcttcttccaaTTCAAG ATGCAGTTGCCTGA
- the LOC111807533 gene encoding adoMet-dependent rRNA methyltransferase SPB1 isoform X2: MKIFNWVHKTFHHTALKEGYTQNATKKTETATINEVDRQALLKQVDLDVEALHDWRDGILTIGTFGFESLKPSNKQMEYLVLKSEDDDEEEEEEEEEEEEKSFVHEEDDDSIDFVDDEELNPLMFTTFGHKSKDVNGEKGGDLIIGAYELNMNMESKYNEIMEMEEDEEKKKVERRITLADLFLADAGDVAKALENEKVLQKKTGDVRTKSGLSFAKKLIPRVKEDSHPIKNLQRLMRRMLKRKIHPEIEDKINKASSSDQTHQIGTPNHEGFEGFEALSLLPIQDAVA; encoded by the exons ATGAAG ATCTTCAACTGGGTGCACAAGACTTTTCATCACACCGCTCTCAAGG AGGGTTATACTCAAAATGCGACGAAGAAGACCGAAACCGCAACCATTAATGAAGTGGACAGGCAAGCATTGTTGAAGCAAGTAGATCTTGATGTGGAAGCCCTTCATGACTGGAGAGATGGCATTCTCACCATTGGTACATTCGGGTTCGAATCATTGAAACCATCGAACAAGCAAATGGAGTATCTCGTACTCAAGAGCGAAGACGACGacgaggaggaagaggaagaagaagaagaagaggaagagaaatcGTTCGTTCATGAGGAAGACGACGATAGTATCGATTTCGTGGACGATGAAGAGCTAAACCCTTTGATGTTCACAACATTTGGACACAAATCAAAGGATGTAAATGGTGAAAAAGGTGGTGACTTGATCATTGGAGCTTATGAGCTGAATATGAATATGGAATCAAAATACAATGAGATTatggagatggaggaggatgaggagaagaagaaagtggagaggagaataaCACTGGCGGACTTGTTCTTGGCGGATGCCGGAGATGTGGCAAAAGCACTTGAGAATGAAAAAgtgcttcaaaagaaaacaggTGATGTAAGAACTAAGAGTGGCCTCTCCTTTGCCAAGAAGCTTATCCCTCGAGTTAAGGAGGATTCACATCCCATTAAGAATCTTCAACGA TTGATGAGAAGGATGCTGAAGAGGAAGATCCACCCAGAGATTGAAGACAAGATCAACAAAGCATCATCATCTGACCAAACTCACCAAATAGGAACACCCAACCATGAAGGATTTGAAGGCTTTGAAGccctctctcttcttccaaTTCAAG ATGCAGTTGCCTGA